One Helianthus annuus cultivar XRQ/B chromosome 12, HanXRQr2.0-SUNRISE, whole genome shotgun sequence genomic region harbors:
- the LOC110911259 gene encoding uncharacterized protein LOC110911259, whose product MQQAFLDEYYSMAKTDDARDEIRSFRQLSGEPLHEAFTRFRELMRKCPHHQIQKWELVKCFVRGLDDTTWNRLESTSNGTLFSNHEDDDWEFLERMSKRSKAKESADRAKKHPTSRSWPDCDSSSKDRIETLERELARMKKREVNAMQYAVCEECGDIRHRTENCQATVEVNQVYGDRRQYDMNSNTYHPGLRNHPNFRYGNASNQMNPNFQSGNQGGYSHQNCQRGYNQDGHGSMNNQGGGGDLSAKMDAMLSMMQESKKENEIRDKSHEALAKQVGQLAEEVAQMRGNIGKLPSDTTMNPKHQSSSTGNVRNVHISAVSLLSNDELKDRCPPKDERWEIFKQAKINLSLLDDIKKVPAHVECLKELSIEKRHNKLPKSVDLISHVSAVLSSALPQKAQDPGDPLIPIQIGTFKIERALLDLGACVSILPGSLYDQYDFGLLKKFDTPVVLADQTPTHPRGMVEDVIVKVDDCYYPVDFLVVDYVGCVEDTQPVVILGRPFLATANAIINCATGTVSIKFGDRKLNLNVFPSFTNPLDEGKCPKKDMNPNKKVCAMVGRFGETKKKTVKKKKANKSPQEKKKEEEVMKFGPFGNKWYESPVGDFEEFVGGQHAIRPP is encoded by the exons ATGCAACAAGCTTTTCTAGATGAATACTATTCTATGGCAAAGACCGATGATGCTCgtgatgaaattaggtcttttcGCCAATTATCGGGCGAACCGTTGCATGAAGCCTTCACGAGATTTAGGGAGTTGATGCGAAagtgcccacatcaccaaatacaaaagtgggaattGGTGAAATGCTTTGTACGTGGTTTGGATGACACGACATGGAATCGTCTCGAGTCAACTAGTAATGGAACCTTATTCAGCAATCATGAAGATGACGATTGGGAGTTCCTTGAAAGGATGAGTAAGAGGTCAAAAGCGAAAGAGTCGGCTGATCGGGCCAAAAAGCACCCCACCTCAAGGTCTTGGCCCGACTGTGATTCGAGTTCTAAGGATCGAATTGAAACATTAGAGCGGGAGTTGGCTCGCATGAAGAAAAGGGAAGTGAATGCGATGCAATACGCCGTATGTGAAGAATGCGGAGACATCCGTCATCGGACCGAGAATTGTCAAGCCACCGTAGAGGTAAATCAAGTGTATGGGGACCGAAGGCAATATgatatgaactccaacacttaccaccccgggttgaggaaccatcCTAACTTTAGGTATGGTAATGCCTCCaaccaaatgaacccgaatttccaatcgggaaATCAAGGTGGGTATTCGCATCAAAATTGCCAAAGAGGTTACAATCAAGATGGTCACGGGTCGATGAATAATCAAGGAggtggtggtgatttgagtgcCAAAATGGATGCAATGCTTTCAATGATGCAAGAGTCCAAGAAAGAGAATGAGATTCGGGACAAATCACATGAAGCATTGGCAAAGCAAGTAGGCCAACTCGCGGAGGAAGTGGCTCAAATGAGAGGAAACATTGgaaagcttccaagtgacactaCGATGAACCCAAAGCATCAAAGTTCAAGCACAGGCAATGTGAGGAATGTGCACATCAGCGCGGTAAGTCTTCTTTCAAATGATGAG CTTAAAGATCGGTGCCCACCAAAGGATGAGAGGTGGGAAATCTTTAAACAAGCAAAAATTAATTTGTCGTTGCTTGATGACATTAAAAAAGTTCCGGCTCATGTGGAATGTTTGAAAGAGTTGAGCATTGAAAAACGGCACAACAAATTACCCAAATCGGTTGATTTGATTTCTCATGTTAGTGCCGTTTTATCAAGTGCGCTCCCCCAAAAAGCTCAAGATCCGGGAGATCCTCTTATTCCAATTCAAATTGGAACATTTAAAATTGAGAGGGCGCTCCTAGATCTTGGAGCTTGTGTGAGCATCTTGCCCGggagtttgtatgaccaatatgattttggtctaTTAAAAAAATTTGATACTCCCGTGGTATTGGCCGATCAGACTCCCACGCATCCAAGGGGGATGGTTGAGGATGTGATTGTTAAGGTAGATGATTGCTACTACCCAGTTGACTTTTTAGTAGTAGACTATGTTGGGTGTGTTGAGGACACCCAACCGGTAGTCATACTGGGTAGACCGTTCCTGGCAACTGCTAACGCCATAATAAATTGTGCAACGGGAACGGTAAGCATAAAGTTTGGGGACCGGaaattaaatttaaatgtttttCCAAGTTTTACTAACCCACTCGATGAGGGTAAGTGTCCTAAAAAGGACATGAATCCAAACAAAAAGGTATGTGCTATGGTTGGTAGGTTTGGAGAAACAAAGAAGAAGACGGTCAAGAAGAAGAAGGCAAATAAGTCGCCtcaagaaaagaagaaggaagaggAGGTGATGAAGTTTGGACCGTTTGGCAACAAATGGTATGAATCACCGGTGGGTGATTTTGAGGAGTTTGTGGGCGGCCAGCACGCCATTCGACCACCATGA